A section of the Fusarium falciforme chromosome 8, complete sequence genome encodes:
- a CDS encoding Porphobilinogen deaminase, whose product MSESAPKNVINVGTRKSPLALAQTNIVVDALKAQFPDHEFPVHGMTTTGDRDQNTALYNFGGKGLWTSQLEERLVNKELDLVVHSLKDMPTTLPEGCVLGCVTSREDPRDTLVIKKSLQEKHGWKTLADLPAGSIIGTSSVRRIAQLVRRYPTLKFKDHRGNIQTRLQKLEDDPELTGIILAAAGLQRMDLGHHISQFLESDTGGILHAVGQGALGVECRADDEKVLKFLKTIENEQTMLACEAERAVMRALEGGCSVPIGVETKWVDGKLRLRATVVSLRGDEGVDSEMTEEIKTQEEADTFGKKVAKDLVDRGASKILDAINEKRQVPETVK is encoded by the coding sequence ATGTCCGAGTCTGCCCCCAAGAACGTCATCAACGTCGGTACGCGCAAGTCGCCCCTCGCATTGGCTCAGACAaacatcgtcgtcgacgccCTCAAGGCCCAGTTCCCCGATCATGAATTCCCCGTCCACGGTATGACCACGACCGGCGATCGAGACCAGAACACGGCTCTGTACAACTTTGGAGGCAAGGGTCTATGGACGTCGCAGCTTGAGGAGAGGCTCGTCAACAAGGAGCTTGACCTTGTGGTTCACTCGCTCAAGGACATGCCGACGACCCTCCCCGAGGGCTGCGTTCTCGGATGTGTGACGTCCCGTGAGGACCCGAGGGACACACTGGTGATCAAGAAGAGTCTGCAGGAGAAGCACGGCTGGAAGACGCTGGCTGATCTGCCGGCTGGCAGCATCATCGGCACCAGCAGCGTGCGTCGCATCGCCCAGCTGGTCCGACGGTACCCCACACTCAAGTTCAAGGACCACCGAGGCAACATCCAGACCCGGTTGCAAAAGCTCGAGGACGACCCGGAGCTGACTGGCATCATTCTTGCCGCGGCTGGTCTCCAGCGCATGGATCTCGGCCATCACATCTCCCAATTCCTCGAGTCCGACACAGGAGGCATCCTGCACGCCGTCGGCCAAGGTGCTCTGGGAGTCGAGTGCCGGGCGGACGACGAAAAGGTGCTCAAGTTCCTCAAGACGATCGAGAACGAGCAAACTATGCTGGCGTGCGAGGCGGAGCGCGCCGTCATGAGGGCGCTCGAGGGCGGGTGCAGCGTTCCCATCGGAGTCGAGACCAAGTGGGTGGACGGCAAGCTACGGCTCAGAGCTACCGTCGTCTCTCTGCGGGGCGACGAGGGTGTCGACTCTGAGATGACggaggagatcaagacaCAAGAGGAGGCCGACACCTTTGGCAAGAAGGTGGCCAAGGATCTCGTGGACCGAGGAGCTAGCAAGATCCTTGATGCCATCAACGAGAAGAGGCAAGTGCCTGAGACGGTCAAGTAG